One genomic segment of Borreliella mayonii includes these proteins:
- a CDS encoding P13 family porin yields the protein MKKILKLILIFGLTMQIFATKEKQDGIKKQDKIEKSIESFNKYDKEKKNPIGPFLLNLFLPFGIGSFVQEDYIGGGSVLGFNLLGAILCVNGIIINLSEKQLTGYILIGVGASMLLTSYTVSLIIPFTFANRYNENLKKRLSAELAGFEPNFDLGINGFRLSFKKNY from the coding sequence ATGAAAAAAATTTTAAAATTAATATTAATTTTTGGGCTGACAATGCAAATCTTTGCTACAAAAGAAAAACAAGACGGAATTAAAAAACAAGATAAAATTGAAAAAAGCATTGAAAGTTTCAATAAATATGATAAAGAGAAAAAAAATCCAATTGGGCCATTCCTTTTAAATTTATTTTTGCCTTTTGGAATAGGATCCTTTGTCCAAGAAGATTATATTGGTGGGGGTTCAGTGCTTGGATTCAATTTATTAGGAGCAATCCTTTGTGTAAATGGAATTATTATTAACCTTAGTGAAAAACAATTAACCGGATACATACTAATAGGGGTAGGAGCAAGCATGCTTTTAACATCCTATACAGTTTCACTTATTATTCCATTTACATTTGCAAATAGGTACAATGAAAATCTTAAAAAAAGACTCAGCGCTGAGCTTGCGGGGTTTGAGCCCAATTTTGATCTTGGAATAAACGGATTTCGATTATCGTTCAAAAAAAATTATTAA
- a CDS encoding S2/P23 family protein, with amino-acid sequence MKIVIVFVVVLILGCYLDDNSKMKREGSKLVGEGGSDMLVQEKRALGVMNFRRFSDDSGLASDSKNHETLKAFENKNKFIDYNQIEFLEGTKLINMLVWPVAVRWIKIKARDLFGERGDFIKELKGIKYSYLVSPIDGGYISYAMPLIIFETTSESDPLYSISGFKLISKGSDINFNENKGGLFGGLPMSEKSVESGLVTAYPFGSSDAKKVIEAFVSLYSNGTWSDMIAEIIIKSKQYPKNEKVYRISLDSQLFNVTMKKIIKKYPKIKSASFAFNSLID; translated from the coding sequence TTGAAAATAGTCATTGTATTTGTTGTGGTTTTGATTCTTGGTTGTTATTTAGACGATAATTCAAAAATGAAGAGAGAGGGTAGTAAGCTTGTTGGAGAAGGTGGATCAGATATGCTAGTTCAAGAAAAAAGAGCTTTGGGTGTAATGAATTTTAGAAGATTCTCAGATGATTCTGGTTTAGCGTCTGATTCTAAAAATCATGAGACTTTAAAAGCGTTTGAGAATAAAAATAAATTTATTGATTACAACCAAATAGAGTTTTTAGAGGGAACAAAATTAATAAATATGCTTGTATGGCCGGTTGCTGTTCGTTGGATAAAAATTAAAGCCAGAGATTTGTTTGGCGAGCGCGGAGATTTTATTAAAGAGCTTAAGGGGATTAAGTATTCTTATCTTGTTTCTCCTATTGATGGAGGCTACATTTCTTATGCTATGCCTTTGATAATTTTTGAAACTACTAGTGAGAGTGATCCGCTTTATTCTATTTCTGGATTTAAATTGATAAGCAAAGGAAGTGATATAAATTTTAATGAAAATAAAGGTGGACTTTTTGGAGGACTTCCAATGTCTGAAAAATCAGTTGAATCTGGGCTTGTAACCGCATATCCTTTTGGTTCTAGTGATGCTAAAAAAGTGATTGAAGCTTTTGTTTCTCTTTATAGCAATGGAACTTGGAGCGATATGATTGCTGAGATTATTATTAAGTCTAAGCAATATCCAAAAAATGAAAAAGTTTACAGAATCTCACTTGATTCTCAGCTTTTTAATGTTACTATGAAAAAAATAATTAAAAAATATCCTAAGATAAAAAGCGCAAGTTTTGCGTTTAATTCATTGATTGACTAA